A region of Deltaproteobacteria bacterium DNA encodes the following proteins:
- a CDS encoding PAS domain S-box protein, with product MTPHTHRSLLLGISLISVLCLAVGLALSFRLGEDGASHLFWFWCIATVCVLVGVSAILLYEEMRLGKQQQQVTRKTEELKKSEEKYRSLVESTEDFIFTVDATGHFQSLNSFTANFFGGTPSQFIGEPLSVLFSEEVGAQQLRLVRVVFEFRKSVRDEFMVTTGEHQAWLSANFMPVKDEQGKVVSVLCIARDITENKKLENQLVNTEKLASMGTLAAGVAHELNNPLGVMLGYTDLLLEKLAKGSQDYEDLKTIERHSLHCKEVVENLLSFARQEEGVSEYCDVNEAINNIINVVRHSLEMKNIDLRLDLAPQLPRAGGDSRQMQQVFLNLVNNASAAMKGGGILEVKTALSPGQDKVLITVRDDGHGIKKEHMENIFDPFFTTKSEGEGTGLGLFVSHGIVTKYGGAITCESSFQEGSQGPHGTVFTVTLKAKEGDEL from the coding sequence ATGACCCCGCACACCCATAGATCCTTGCTCCTGGGTATCTCCTTAATTAGTGTTCTATGTCTGGCTGTTGGGCTTGCCCTGAGCTTCCGTTTGGGGGAAGACGGGGCAAGCCATCTATTTTGGTTTTGGTGTATAGCGACAGTGTGTGTCCTGGTAGGCGTGAGCGCAATCTTACTATACGAAGAAATGCGCCTTGGCAAGCAGCAGCAGCAGGTAACCCGGAAAACTGAGGAACTAAAAAAGTCTGAAGAAAAATACCGCAGCCTGGTTGAAAGCACTGAAGACTTCATCTTCACTGTCGATGCAACCGGGCATTTTCAATCTTTGAACAGCTTTACCGCGAATTTTTTTGGGGGCACGCCCTCTCAGTTCATTGGAGAGCCGCTGTCTGTCCTTTTTTCAGAAGAGGTTGGAGCTCAACAGCTCAGGCTTGTGCGCGTGGTCTTCGAATTTAGAAAAAGCGTGCGGGACGAGTTCATGGTGACAACTGGTGAACATCAGGCCTGGCTCAGCGCCAACTTCATGCCGGTCAAAGATGAACAGGGCAAGGTCGTGTCCGTTTTATGCATTGCCAGAGATATTACCGAAAACAAGAAACTGGAGAACCAGCTCGTCAATACCGAAAAGCTTGCCTCGATGGGGACCCTGGCGGCCGGAGTGGCTCACGAACTGAACAATCCTCTTGGCGTGATGCTAGGCTATACAGATCTGCTTTTGGAAAAGCTTGCCAAGGGGAGCCAGGATTACGAGGACCTGAAGACCATTGAGCGTCACAGCCTTCATTGCAAAGAGGTGGTGGAGAACTTGTTGAGCTTTGCCCGTCAGGAAGAAGGCGTTTCAGAGTATTGTGACGTCAATGAGGCCATCAACAACATAATCAACGTGGTCAGACATTCGTTGGAAATGAAAAATATCGATCTCCGATTAGATCTAGCTCCCCAGCTTCCGAGGGCAGGTGGAGACTCCCGTCAGATGCAACAGGTTTTTTTGAACCTTGTTAACAACGCCTCGGCGGCCATGAAAGGGGGCGGAATCTTGGAGGTTAAGACGGCTTTAAGCCCCGGTCAGGACAAAGTGCTTATCACAGTTCGGGACGATGGACATGGCATCAAGAAAGAACACATGGAAAATATTTTCGACCCTTTCTTTACGACCAAGAGTGAAGGTGAGGGGACGGGGCTGGGTCTTTTCGTCAGTCACGGAATTGTAACGAAATACGGAGGCGCAATTACCTGTGAAAGCAGCTTCCAGGAGGGTTCCCAAGGCCCACATGGAACAGTTTTTACTGTCACGCTAAAGGCCAAAGAGGGGGACGAGTTATGA
- a CDS encoding DUF4065 domain-containing protein yields the protein MEVDHTMDQEEKDVLKNLIVYLGCIVPHLQEVKLNKLIYVAHLYHYSNYGLLLTKTPFLNFSHGPHAPAIRSVINEQLESNAMRLEISRSETEPPYSNPCIIIKSCIRKDERLSNQCLNTMKEVVEDWGDKIFTEILDYATRTIPFISTGYREPIDLTSIQPSQSLKCALTLPERVSLHKFIKTPEEAVGKAGGCNSQACSVSVNEAAEIYLALCGDLPEKIPSKEHLGFNAQAVLDAFGNACDKNEDGTENHLTDTDSAAQLAHSLINPAGFRYHNNSVALRIGMLLLKRRGYSFDRNFVEENSPAVHDYESLRDWFGRASSRLATG from the coding sequence ATGGAAGTTGATCATACTATGGATCAAGAGGAAAAAGACGTCCTAAAGAATCTTATCGTCTATTTAGGCTGCATAGTACCCCATCTCCAGGAAGTGAAGCTTAATAAGCTGATTTACGTCGCCCATCTATACCATTATTCAAATTATGGCCTGCTTCTAACCAAGACTCCATTTCTTAATTTTAGTCATGGTCCCCATGCTCCGGCGATTAGATCCGTCATAAACGAGCAACTTGAAAGCAATGCCATGCGCTTGGAGATATCCCGTAGCGAGACAGAACCACCATATTCAAACCCTTGTATAATTATTAAGTCCTGTATAAGGAAAGATGAAAGGCTATCTAATCAATGTTTGAATACTATGAAAGAAGTCGTCGAAGATTGGGGAGACAAGATTTTCACAGAGATACTTGATTATGCCACTAGAACGATTCCTTTCATTTCGACTGGATATAGAGAGCCCATCGATCTGACGAGTATCCAGCCATCGCAGAGTCTCAAGTGCGCCTTGACGTTGCCAGAGAGAGTCAGTCTCCACAAGTTTATTAAGACCCCTGAAGAGGCGGTTGGTAAAGCTGGCGGCTGTAACAGCCAAGCCTGCTCAGTGTCTGTTAATGAAGCAGCAGAGATATATCTTGCTTTGTGCGGTGATCTTCCGGAGAAAATCCCTTCCAAAGAACACCTTGGATTCAACGCCCAGGCGGTCCTGGATGCATTCGGCAATGCGTGTGACAAGAATGAAGACGGCACGGAGAACCATCTAACCGATACTGACAGTGCGGCACAACTGGCACACTCTCTGATAAATCCTGCGGGTTTCAGGTATCATAATAATTCAGTGGCCTTAAGGATCGGGATGCTCTTACTGAAAAGGCGTGGTTATTCTTTTGACAGGAACTTTGTGGAGGAAAATTCCCCGGCGGTGCATGATTATGAATCCCTAAGGGATTGGTTTGGCAGGGCAAGCTCAAGGCTTGCCACCGGGTGA
- a CDS encoding sulfite exporter TauE/SafE family protein, with product MNFFRQWGQFMMMGARALAEWEIQNCNTILRDRKRLVILGLLIVPVILVGIAFADQIGGALPDLLGGKKAYSPAFYSTGIFIVSILIGMGAGLITGCIGAGGGFIIAPALMSAGIKGILAVGTDLFHIFAKAIMGSVIHRKLGNVSVPLAAVFLIGAIIGATVGGVINRVLYEINPVLSDAFITTVYSLMLGFLGIYAMTDFLKARKAAAGVDLPHGGDAHGGKTEGAEMGNLPKKLQAVKLPPIVRFDADITPGGRGISWIFLVLSGALVGMAAGIMGVGGGFLTFPIFVYVLGVSSMTTVGTDIFQIIFTAGYASISQYAIYGFIFYTLAMGMLLGSLLGIQIGAMVTKVVPGITIRGFYAMAVLAGFLNRFFALPAKLGAMGYIPISKQLGDILDTIGVWAFFIVIGGFSVWVIGTFLKNIKVLKGEEVRA from the coding sequence ATGAATTTTTTTAGACAGTGGGGCCAATTTATGATGATGGGTGCAAGAGCCCTTGCCGAATGGGAAATCCAAAACTGTAACACCATTCTGCGTGACCGCAAGCGGCTCGTCATACTCGGTTTATTGATAGTCCCCGTCATACTCGTGGGCATCGCCTTTGCTGACCAGATTGGCGGGGCCTTGCCGGATTTGCTCGGCGGCAAAAAGGCCTATAGCCCGGCCTTTTACAGCACCGGCATTTTTATTGTATCTATCCTTATCGGCATGGGCGCCGGCCTGATCACAGGCTGCATCGGCGCAGGCGGCGGGTTTATCATTGCTCCGGCCCTGATGAGCGCGGGCATCAAAGGTATCCTGGCTGTGGGAACCGACCTTTTTCACATCTTTGCCAAGGCCATCATGGGGAGCGTGATCCACAGGAAGCTCGGGAACGTCTCCGTGCCTCTGGCCGCGGTCTTCTTGATCGGCGCTATTATAGGGGCGACAGTTGGCGGGGTGATCAACCGTGTGCTCTACGAGATCAACCCTGTGCTCAGTGACGCCTTTATCACGACCGTTTACTCCCTTATGTTGGGTTTTCTGGGGATCTACGCCATGACCGACTTTCTCAAGGCGAGAAAGGCTGCTGCGGGCGTGGATCTTCCCCATGGAGGGGATGCCCATGGAGGAAAAACGGAAGGGGCCGAGATGGGGAACCTTCCAAAGAAGCTTCAGGCTGTTAAGCTTCCTCCCATCGTCAGATTTGATGCCGACATTACGCCTGGTGGGCGGGGGATTTCATGGATATTTTTGGTCTTGAGCGGCGCGCTCGTCGGAATGGCTGCAGGCATTATGGGGGTTGGCGGCGGCTTCTTGACCTTCCCCATATTCGTTTATGTGCTTGGCGTTTCGTCCATGACCACGGTCGGGACTGATATCTTCCAGATCATATTCACTGCAGGCTATGCCTCAATAAGCCAGTACGCCATCTATGGGTTTATCTTTTATACACTGGCCATGGGCATGCTCTTGGGGTCCTTGCTGGGTATCCAGATCGGGGCCATGGTCACTAAAGTCGTTCCGGGTATCACGATCCGAGGCTTTTACGCCATGGCCGTGCTGGCAGGTTTTCTCAATCGTTTTTTTGCCCTGCCAGCCAAGTTGGGCGCCATGGGTTACATCCCCATATCAAAACAGCTGGGTGACATCCTGGATACCATCGGTGTTTGGGCCTTTTTCATTGTGATAGGAGGGTTTTCGGTCTGGGTGATCGGCACGTTCCTGAAGAATATCAAAGTTCTGAAGGGAGAGGAGGTGAGAGCATGA
- a CDS encoding PAS domain S-box protein: MSVQCVTAATSIRGTDKMGLAPSFLDNFRARLRIPSLTLKLILGMSVIFIVFIGVFTYFDMVTRTKFHYSNHEERAYEISNMVMRSIEYPMLDGEMEVVQAILESLNRLRDVTVANLCDTEGTIKYSGLPANIGGVDSSEATKRALRNSVLVKGLEMLGEKKILQHAMPIRNEKTCHKCHGAEEQILGILSVGINWTPIEQRIAALRDKEITLAAISLVVVGFFLSLFLSKYITRPLSTLTRLADEISRGRPGFEFGRTVKCWEVEKCDKTDCPAHGNTERLCWYVGGTLCHGQPSGKFPEKLDECRKCKVYKMHVGDEMVHLADSFKEMLSKLKVSDEELRRSEAKYRRLFDSDPNPIFILDRQTLSILDANARAESQYGYSKEELLKLSFKDLGYEADAREIMLSFRDVTDHRSIVFSKKQHRRKDGGLFYTSIHVCGARYMKKNALIATTTDVTESVQKETQLIQAGKLATLGEMAAGIAHELNQPLNVMKIGSDFLTEMLKTGKAISDEELNTVAGEIRAQVARASVIIHHMREFARVADVSSYKLDINEPIRDVFKILGQQLRLHQIDLELDLGEDLPPIMADHNKLEQVFINLVTNARDAMEERTSGATRLLRIRSFVDNDDVAVTVSDTGAGISEDIIDRVFEPFFTTKGVGKGTGLGLSISYSIIKDCGGTIRMESEAGLGTKFELRFPAGAGNAQDNP; the protein is encoded by the coding sequence ATGTCTGTACAGTGTGTCACAGCGGCCACAAGCATCCGGGGTACTGATAAAATGGGTCTTGCCCCGTCATTCCTAGACAACTTCCGAGCCAGACTACGCATACCCAGCCTGACGCTCAAGCTGATATTAGGCATGAGCGTCATTTTCATTGTATTCATAGGCGTCTTTACTTATTTTGATATGGTGACACGAACAAAGTTTCATTACAGCAACCACGAGGAACGAGCCTATGAGATCAGTAATATGGTTATGAGAAGTATTGAGTATCCTATGCTCGATGGAGAGATGGAGGTCGTCCAGGCTATCCTGGAAAGCTTGAACAGACTGAGGGATGTGACAGTAGCAAATCTTTGCGATACTGAAGGCACTATCAAGTATAGTGGATTGCCAGCGAACATAGGCGGGGTCGACAGTTCAGAAGCCACAAAGAGGGCGTTACGCAACAGTGTTTTGGTAAAGGGCCTGGAGATGTTGGGAGAAAAAAAGATACTCCAACATGCCATGCCAATCCGCAATGAGAAAACCTGTCATAAGTGCCATGGTGCTGAAGAACAAATATTGGGGATTTTGTCCGTGGGAATTAACTGGACGCCTATAGAGCAAAGGATAGCAGCGCTCAGGGACAAGGAGATTACCCTGGCCGCAATTTCTCTTGTGGTTGTGGGTTTTTTCTTGAGCCTATTCCTGTCCAAATACATTACGCGACCCCTCTCTACGCTGACGCGTCTAGCCGATGAAATCAGCCGGGGAAGACCCGGGTTTGAATTTGGCAGAACGGTCAAATGCTGGGAGGTGGAGAAATGTGATAAAACCGACTGCCCAGCCCATGGGAATACGGAAAGGCTGTGTTGGTACGTGGGCGGGACCCTCTGTCACGGTCAGCCGTCAGGGAAATTTCCCGAAAAGCTGGACGAGTGTCGCAAATGCAAGGTGTATAAAATGCATGTGGGTGACGAGATGGTCCACTTGGCGGATTCATTCAAGGAAATGCTCAGCAAATTGAAGGTCTCTGACGAAGAGCTGAGACGCTCTGAAGCAAAATACAGGCGTCTGTTTGACAGCGATCCAAACCCCATTTTTATCTTGGATCGTCAAACACTTAGCATTCTGGATGCCAACGCAAGGGCTGAGAGCCAATATGGCTATTCCAAAGAAGAGCTTCTGAAGCTTTCTTTCAAGGATTTGGGATATGAAGCAGATGCACGGGAAATTATGTTGAGTTTCAGAGATGTCACGGATCATCGATCTATTGTGTTTTCCAAGAAGCAACATCGCAGAAAAGATGGGGGGCTTTTTTATACCAGCATTCACGTATGTGGCGCGCGATACATGAAAAAAAACGCTCTGATTGCTACAACAACCGATGTCACAGAGAGCGTGCAGAAAGAGACTCAGTTGATTCAGGCCGGTAAACTGGCAACTTTGGGAGAAATGGCCGCAGGCATTGCCCACGAATTGAATCAGCCGCTCAATGTCATGAAGATAGGCAGTGACTTTCTCACAGAGATGCTAAAGACGGGCAAAGCGATCAGTGATGAAGAATTAAACACTGTGGCTGGAGAAATCAGGGCCCAGGTGGCAAGAGCATCTGTCATTATACATCATATGCGGGAGTTTGCCAGGGTAGCGGACGTCAGCAGCTATAAACTTGATATCAATGAACCCATCAGAGACGTTTTTAAGATATTGGGTCAACAGTTAAGGCTGCATCAAATAGACTTAGAACTGGATTTGGGGGAAGACTTGCCTCCGATCATGGCAGATCATAATAAATTAGAACAGGTTTTCATAAACCTCGTGACAAATGCCAGGGATGCCATGGAAGAGAGAACGTCCGGCGCAACCAGGTTATTAAGAATAAGATCTTTTGTAGATAATGACGATGTCGCAGTAACCGTATCCGATACCGGGGCCGGCATTTCAGAAGACATCATAGATAGGGTATTTGAACCCTTTTTCACCACAAAAGGCGTCGGCAAAGGCACCGGACTTGGGCTTTCCATTAGCTATAGCATCATCAAAGACTGTGGTGGGACCATAAGGATGGAAAGTGAAGCAGGTCTTGGAACAAAGTTCGAACTACGGTTTCCTGCAGGTGCGGGGAATGCTCAAGACAATCCATAA
- a CDS encoding CBS domain-containing protein — MRKLCVQEIVIPIEDHVASKPSVSPEDKITDAIEVMLKNDLKQIAVRRENRVLGMITLEDAFKEIGLEGGLKLKGKRSVVVHGRKLMVDE; from the coding sequence ATGAGGAAGCTTTGCGTTCAGGAGATTGTCATTCCCATTGAGGATCACGTTGCGTCAAAGCCGTCTGTGTCTCCTGAAGATAAGATCACGGATGCCATAGAGGTCATGTTGAAAAATGATCTGAAGCAAATTGCCGTGAGACGAGAAAACAGAGTCCTTGGCATGATCACCCTTGAAGATGCCTTCAAGGAAATCGGATTGGAAGGAGGCCTGAAATTAAAGGGAAAGCGAAGCGTTGTTGTCCATGGCAGGAAGCTCATGGTGGATGAATAG
- a CDS encoding sigma-54-dependent Fis family transcriptional regulator, with protein sequence MSGRILVVDDEKDMLSLLRRIITEKTLHKVATEHDPLKAVEIMEKEAFDVVITDLKMPGMDGIGLLGEVRRIQPCAVVIIMTAYATIETAVEAIRKGAFDYISKPFRKERILLTLRRALDWQALTRENIALRESLEQQKKPPTIVASSPAMTSTLNRVKQVAKSMATILIQGESGTGKELVAKSIHAYSDRSDKPFVTIDCTAIPEQIIESELFGHVKGAFTGAWKDKRGLVDEANQGTLFLDEIGELSMVMQAKLLRLLQEGEYKAVGGLNTKHADIRFVAATNYDLEQRTAEKKFREDLFYRLNVIRFRLPPLRERREDIPLLVCHFLEKYGKLNRKAIRDIDPEAMSILMARQWPGNVRQLENVIERGVILCRSEQIMLEDLMPESSHASVLSCFNGATYNLPFKEAKEAVIRAFHQQYIHAILQQNKGNISRAAQQAGLQRQYLHRLIKEENISAENFKDDAANHASRPEAL encoded by the coding sequence ATGAGTGGCAGGATCCTGGTTGTGGATGACGAGAAGGACATGCTTTCCCTTCTGAGAAGGATCATTACGGAAAAGACCCTCCACAAGGTGGCAACCGAGCATGACCCCTTGAAAGCTGTTGAAATTATGGAAAAAGAAGCTTTTGATGTGGTTATCACCGATCTGAAAATGCCGGGGATGGACGGGATTGGCCTGCTTGGCGAGGTACGAAGGATTCAGCCTTGTGCCGTGGTTATCATCATGACCGCCTATGCCACCATAGAAACCGCGGTGGAAGCGATCCGAAAGGGGGCGTTTGACTACATCTCCAAGCCATTCCGAAAAGAACGCATCTTGCTCACTCTTCGCAGGGCCTTGGACTGGCAGGCCCTGACCCGTGAGAATATTGCCTTGCGCGAGTCCCTTGAACAACAGAAAAAGCCTCCGACTATTGTCGCTTCCAGCCCTGCCATGACATCGACTCTAAATAGGGTCAAACAAGTGGCCAAATCAATGGCAACCATCTTGATCCAGGGGGAGAGCGGCACGGGCAAAGAACTTGTGGCCAAGTCGATTCATGCCTACAGCGATCGCAGTGACAAGCCTTTTGTAACCATCGACTGCACGGCTATCCCGGAGCAGATCATTGAAAGCGAACTTTTCGGCCACGTAAAGGGGGCGTTCACCGGTGCCTGGAAGGATAAGAGGGGGTTGGTAGATGAGGCAAATCAGGGCACCCTGTTTCTGGATGAGATTGGAGAGCTGAGCATGGTCATGCAGGCCAAGCTGTTGCGCCTTCTTCAAGAAGGGGAATATAAGGCCGTGGGCGGCCTGAATACCAAGCACGCTGACATTCGATTTGTAGCCGCCACCAACTACGATCTCGAGCAACGCACGGCCGAGAAGAAATTCCGAGAAGATCTTTTTTATCGCCTTAACGTGATTCGTTTTCGTTTGCCTCCACTGCGGGAACGGCGAGAGGACATCCCCCTGCTGGTGTGTCACTTTCTGGAAAAATATGGCAAATTGAACCGCAAAGCAATACGTGACATTGACCCGGAGGCCATGTCAATACTCATGGCCCGGCAGTGGCCTGGGAACGTCAGGCAGTTGGAAAACGTGATTGAAAGGGGAGTGATTCTGTGCCGGTCTGAGCAAATTATGCTTGAAGATCTCATGCCTGAAAGCTCTCATGCGAGCGTGCTGTCCTGCTTCAACGGGGCCACTTACAACCTTCCTTTCAAAGAGGCCAAAGAAGCAGTGATCAGGGCCTTTCATCAACAATACATCCATGCAATACTCCAGCAAAACAAGGGCAATATTTCCAGAGCTGCACAGCAGGCCGGCCTGCAGCGGCAATATCTTCACCGCCTGATTAAGGAGGAAAACATCAGCGCTGAAAATTTCAAAGATGATGCCGCGAACCATGCTTCCAGGCCAGAGGCCCTCTAG
- a CDS encoding response regulator: protein MEKKILIVDDEVEHIDFASTILEESGYAPIVAMDGKEGMEKVKAEKPDLILLDILMPERGGIGMYQELKHDEETKDIPVIIVTGIARGGRFDDLIVRQKQDLPAPDGYIEKPMNADVMLKMVSDLLS, encoded by the coding sequence ATGGAAAAAAAGATTCTTATCGTAGATGACGAAGTCGAGCACATAGATTTTGCATCCACCATATTGGAAGAAAGCGGTTATGCACCGATAGTCGCTATGGATGGCAAGGAAGGCATGGAGAAGGTCAAGGCCGAAAAACCGGATCTCATTCTCCTGGACATACTGATGCCGGAACGGGGCGGGATTGGAATGTATCAGGAACTCAAGCATGACGAGGAGACCAAGGACATTCCAGTCATCATTGTTACGGGCATTGCCAGAGGCGGGCGTTTCGACGACCTCATTGTGCGGCAGAAGCAAGACCTCCCGGCCCCTGATGGATATATCGAAAAGCCGATGAATGCAGACGTCATGCTCAAGATGGTCAGTGATTTGTTATCGTAG
- a CDS encoding response regulator has protein sequence MPQRILIIDDEPDMLMLLRMMIEENTDYEVETTNNPSEGIKLFSEKDYDLVITDLKMPGLDGIELFDEFQEIKPDIPVVMITAYGSIETADEAMKKGIADFITKPFRKDSILFTINRAIELALVKKENIELKKKLDVE, from the coding sequence ATGCCACAACGGATCTTAATCATTGACGATGAACCAGATATGCTGATGCTCCTGAGGATGATGATTGAAGAGAATACCGACTATGAAGTGGAAACAACCAACAACCCGTCCGAAGGGATAAAACTGTTCTCAGAGAAGGACTACGACTTAGTAATCACCGACCTCAAGATGCCGGGCCTGGACGGGATTGAGCTCTTTGATGAATTCCAAGAGATAAAACCTGACATTCCCGTGGTCATGATCACGGCCTATGGTTCAATTGAAACAGCCGACGAGGCCATGAAAAAGGGGATTGCTGACTTCATTACCAAACCTTTCAGGAAGGACAGCATACTCTTTACCATCAACAGGGCCATTGAACTAGCCCTTGTAAAAAAGGAAAATATAGAGCTGAAGAAGAAGTTGGACGTAGAGTAA
- a CDS encoding response regulator encodes MSKLLLIDDEESIRKVLGLYLRSKGYEVITAADGPKGIDLFLQERPPIVLTDMKMPGMDGIEVLRRIKEASPETEVIVITGHGDMDLAIQSLKLNASDFVTKPVGDEVISVALRRAQERLDTRRLLKEYTDNLELMVKDATEELRKAHDFQKNLIQNSIYGIIAAGSGGTIVVFNRGTEDLLDYAADDVVGKMHIDSLYPPGVGETVRQTLYGEACGGKHRLVGYENVIVSKKGEQIPVRISGATLFEDGAATGVVYFFQDLREIKRLQNELIQSERLSAIGQAVAGMAHYTKNILNGLQGGVYIVNTSLKKNKPDLLHKGWSMVENNVGRISDLVMNMLIYSKEREPDYVSCSPNDIAQEVYDLMYQTLEARWAKLRDVMKEKAPQPKVKLVKDFAFSINECFLDPTGLHRCLLNLVTNAIDACTAERHEGKEFFVVIRTRKEDGGIRFEIADNGVGMTQEIQESLFEDFFSTKGPKGTGLGLLVTRKIVDEHGGTITFDSTPGEGTTFIMRFPCGKASSNRTERAG; translated from the coding sequence ATGTCTAAACTCCTGCTCATAGATGATGAGGAGTCCATAAGAAAGGTCTTGGGCCTCTACTTGCGCAGCAAGGGTTATGAAGTCATCACGGCAGCGGATGGCCCAAAAGGGATAGATTTATTCCTGCAAGAAAGGCCTCCTATCGTGTTAACCGATATGAAGATGCCCGGCATGGATGGGATTGAGGTGTTAAGAAGGATAAAAGAGGCCAGCCCTGAAACCGAAGTCATCGTCATTACGGGGCATGGGGATATGGACCTGGCGATTCAATCCCTCAAACTTAATGCCTCCGATTTTGTCACCAAACCTGTTGGAGATGAGGTCATATCGGTTGCCCTGAGACGGGCGCAGGAAAGGCTGGATACGCGGAGGCTGCTCAAGGAATACACGGATAATTTGGAGCTTATGGTCAAGGACGCGACAGAGGAGTTGAGGAAGGCCCACGACTTCCAAAAAAACCTCATCCAGAATTCCATTTACGGGATCATAGCAGCGGGAAGCGGCGGGACCATTGTCGTCTTCAATCGAGGGACTGAGGATCTGCTGGACTATGCGGCAGACGACGTTGTCGGCAAGATGCATATTGACAGCCTATACCCCCCTGGTGTTGGTGAAACGGTGCGTCAAACACTTTATGGCGAAGCCTGTGGAGGCAAACACAGACTTGTGGGTTATGAGAATGTCATTGTTTCAAAAAAGGGCGAACAAATCCCTGTGCGGATATCAGGGGCCACCCTTTTTGAAGACGGTGCGGCCACGGGCGTTGTGTATTTCTTCCAGGATTTACGGGAAATCAAGAGACTCCAGAATGAATTGATACAAAGCGAAAGGTTGTCCGCCATTGGGCAAGCCGTCGCAGGCATGGCCCATTATACCAAGAATATCTTGAATGGGCTCCAGGGTGGCGTTTACATCGTTAACACGAGTTTAAAGAAAAACAAGCCGGACCTTTTGCACAAGGGCTGGAGCATGGTCGAGAACAATGTTGGTAGAATTTCTGACCTGGTGATGAATATGCTCATTTACTCCAAGGAACGTGAGCCCGATTACGTGAGCTGCTCCCCGAATGATATTGCTCAAGAAGTCTATGATCTTATGTATCAGACCCTTGAAGCCAGGTGGGCGAAGTTACGTGACGTTATGAAAGAAAAGGCTCCGCAGCCTAAGGTGAAGCTAGTCAAGGATTTTGCTTTTTCTATTAATGAGTGTTTTCTTGACCCTACCGGGCTCCACCGATGTCTCCTTAATCTGGTCACCAATGCCATTGATGCCTGTACCGCCGAACGCCATGAGGGCAAGGAGTTCTTTGTAGTCATAAGGACCCGCAAGGAAGACGGTGGCATCAGATTCGAAATCGCGGATAATGGTGTGGGTATGACCCAGGAGATTCAGGAGAGTCTCTTTGAGGATTTCTTTTCAACCAAGGGCCCCAAAGGCACCGGCCTTGGGCTGCTTGTGACCAGAAAGATCGTTGATGAGCACGGTGGGACCATTACTTTTGATTCAACTCCAGGTGAGGGCACAACTTTTATTATGCGTTTTCCGTGCGGAAAAGCAAGTTCAAATAGGACAGAGCGAGCGGGATAA